The Budorcas taxicolor isolate Tak-1 chromosome 5, Takin1.1, whole genome shotgun sequence genome includes a window with the following:
- the RASSF9 gene encoding ras association domain-containing protein 9, translated as MAPFGKNLLKTRHKNRSPTKEMDSEEKEIVVWVCQEEKIICGLTKRTTSADVIQALLEEHETAFGEKRFLLGKPSDYCIIEKWRGSERVLPPLTRILKLWKAWGDEQPNMQFVLVKADAFLPVPLWRTAEAKLVQNTEKLWELSPANYMKTLPPDKQKRIVRKTFRKLAKIKQDTVSQERDSMETLVHLIISQDHTINQQVKRMKELDLEIEKCEAKFHLDRVENNGENYVQDAYLMPGFSEVEQKLGLEYDERQILEDLRESDGIVQLEERLTYYRKLIDKLSAEIEKEVKSVCMEINEDAEGAAASELESSNLESVKCDLEKSMKAGLKIHSHLSGIQKEIKYSDSLLQMKAKEYELLAKEFNSLHISNADECQLKENRGKESEVPTSNGVVSPFTQRIFNMYTNDTDSDTGISSNHSQDSETTAGDVLLST; from the coding sequence atcTCCAACTAAAGAAATGGATTCAGAAGAGAAGGAAATTGTGGTTTGGGTTTGCCAAGAAGAGAAGATTATCTGTGGGCTAACCAAACGCACCACCTCTGCCGACGTCATCCAGGCTTTGCTTGAGGAACACGAGACTGCATTTGGAGAGAAACGATTTCTTCTGGGAAAGCCCAGTGATTACTGCATCATAGAAAAGTGGAGAGGCTCTGAACGGGTTCTTCCTCCCCTAACTAGAATCCTGAAGCTTTGGAAAGCATGGGGAGACGAGCAGCCTAATATGCAGTTTGTTTTGGTTAAAGCAGATGCTTTTCTTCCAGTTCCCTTGTGGCGGACAGCTGAAGCCAAATTAGTGcaaaacacagaaaaactgtgGGAGCTCAGCCCGGCAAATTACATGAAGACATTACCACcagataaacaaaaaagaatagtCAGGAAAACTTTCCGGAAACTGGCTAAAATTAAGCAGGACACAGTTTCCCAAGAGCGAGATAGTATGGAGACATTAGTTCATCTGATTATTTCCCAGGATCACACTATTAATCAACAAGTCAAGAGAATGAAAGAGCTGGATCTGGAAATTGAAAAGTGTGAAGCTAAATTTCATCTTGATCGGGTagaaaataatggagaaaattATGTCCAGGATGCATATTTGATGCCCGGTTTCAGTGAAGTTGAGCAAAAGCTAGGCTTGGAATATGATGAAAGGCAGATTCTGGAGGACCTGAGAGAAAGTGATGGAATTGTACAGCTGGAGGAACGACTGACCTACTACAGAAAGCTCATTGATAAGCTCTCTGccgaaatagaaaaagaagtaaaaagtgtTTGCATGGAGATAAATGAAGATGCAGAAGGGGCAGCTGCCAGTGAACTTGAAAGCTCTAATTTAGAGAGTGTTAAGTGTGATTTGGAGAAAAGCATGAAAGCTGGTTTGAAAATCCACTCTCACTTGAGTGGCATCCAGAAGGAGATTAAATACAGTGACTCATTGCTTCAGATGAAAGCGAAGGAATACGAGCTCCTCGCCAAGGAGTTCAATTCCCTTCATATCAGCAATGCAGATGAGTGCCAGCTaaaggaaaacagaggaaagGAATCTGAGGTGCCCACCAGCAATGGGGTGGTTTCTCCTTTTACTCAAAGAATATTTAACATGTATACAAATGACACAGACTCAGACACTGGTATCAGCTCTAACCACAGTCAGGACTCGGAAACAACTGCAGGAGATGTGCTGTTGTCAACGTAG